The following proteins are encoded in a genomic region of Candidatus Diapherotrites archaeon:
- the pcn gene encoding proliferating cell nuclear antigen (pcna), with the protein MDVVLEKADDFKKCIDSIAVLIDEAEFIFDANGLSLRATDPSQISMVDFSLKKDSFKKFDLDGKTKLGLDLDYLGQIMSRSKAGDELHLALEDDKNYLSVTFKGSSVRKFSMPLIDISASELPSPRIDFDAELSMKASVLQDALKDSALISTHVSLGIENKKFFVRAHSSKGELNSETQKDDKAITEMKVKDEAKSMFPLDYLSDMLKTASSDTEVKVFLKTNAPIQVNYKVGKADITYFLAPRIESE; encoded by the coding sequence ATGGACGTAGTGCTCGAAAAGGCCGACGATTTCAAGAAATGCATCGACTCAATCGCGGTCCTGATCGACGAGGCCGAATTCATCTTCGACGCCAATGGTTTGTCATTGAGGGCGACCGACCCAAGCCAGATTTCAATGGTCGACTTCTCGCTCAAAAAGGATTCCTTCAAAAAATTCGATTTGGACGGCAAAACCAAGCTCGGCCTGGACCTCGATTACCTGGGCCAGATAATGTCCAGGTCGAAGGCCGGCGACGAACTGCACCTGGCATTGGAGGACGACAAGAACTATCTGAGCGTCACGTTCAAGGGCTCTTCCGTGAGAAAATTTTCCATGCCTTTGATAGACATTTCCGCTTCCGAATTGCCGAGTCCGCGCATAGACTTCGACGCGGAACTTTCAATGAAGGCTTCGGTCCTGCAGGACGCGCTCAAGGATTCCGCGCTCATTTCAACGCACGTTTCGTTGGGCATCGAGAACAAAAAGTTTTTTGTCAGGGCGCATTCAAGCAAGGGCGAACTGAACAGCGAAACCCAGAAGGACGACAAGGCGATAACCGAAATGAAAGTGAAAGACGAGGCTAAAAGCATGTTCCCGTTGGACTACCTTTCCGACATGCTCAAAACCGCTTCCTCTGACACCGAAGTCAAGGTTTTCCTCAAAACAAACGCGCCCATCCAGGTCAACTACAAGGTCGGCAAGGCCGACATAACCTATTTCCTTGCGCCGCGCATAGAATCAGAGTGA
- a CDS encoding DNA-directed RNA polymerase subunit L — MELEVLNSSDNSAEFIIKGERHTFPNLLREALLEDEKVSFAAYSLNHPMDHDCRFIVKTEGKQAKKALSDALKRVDEKLDEFKKEIKKAK; from the coding sequence ATGGAACTTGAAGTGCTGAATTCTTCGGACAATTCTGCCGAATTCATAATCAAGGGCGAAAGGCACACTTTCCCCAATCTCCTGAGGGAAGCCCTACTGGAAGACGAGAAAGTGTCCTTTGCGGCGTATTCCCTCAATCATCCAATGGACCACGACTGCAGGTTCATTGTGAAGACGGAAGGCAAGCAGGCGAAAAAGGCGCTTTCCGACGCCCTGAAAAGGGTCGACGAAAAGCTTGACGAATTCAAGAAAGAAATAAAGAAGGCGAAGTAG
- a CDS encoding exosome complex RNA-binding protein Csl4 encodes MQKHAQKPVVPGEAVSTAEEFVPGSNVFECEGEILSNSIGLVSFDQRFKEVNVEKKREVALLDRGSIVYGKVRLVKDSSVLIDIISAEKDGKKKAVHIGVAMIPVRMVAREYVKSLKDFFRIGDLVKGKAEMVSPFAIDVSTNDDSLGVIKAYCTECRQPLHLFGQGLKCLSCGSTQQRKISSDYILK; translated from the coding sequence ATGCAAAAACATGCTCAAAAGCCCGTCGTGCCGGGCGAAGCCGTGTCGACGGCCGAGGAATTCGTTCCCGGCAGCAACGTCTTTGAATGCGAGGGCGAAATCCTGTCCAATTCCATCGGCCTTGTCTCGTTTGACCAAAGGTTCAAGGAAGTCAACGTCGAAAAAAAGCGCGAAGTTGCATTGCTTGACAGGGGCTCGATAGTTTACGGCAAAGTCAGGCTTGTCAAGGACTCATCCGTGCTGATTGACATCATTTCGGCTGAAAAGGACGGCAAAAAGAAGGCAGTTCACATCGGCGTTGCAATGATTCCGGTCAGGATGGTAGCGCGCGAATACGTGAAAAGCCTGAAAGACTTTTTCAGGATAGGCGACCTTGTCAAGGGGAAAGCCGAAATGGTCTCGCCTTTCGCGATCGACGTGAGCACGAATGACGATTCACTGGGCGTGATAAAGGCTTACTGCACGGAATGCAGGCAGCCGCTGCATCTTTTCGGCCAGGGCCTGAAATGCCTGTCATGCGGCTCAACGCAGCAGCGGAAAATTTCTTCAGATTATATTTTGAAATGA
- a CDS encoding stage II sporulation protein M: MVLESLIDTAAAKRHPLAIFLLALALSSAAFWMAFFTFPDSASILAIAFITIAFVPIIHSILAETEEEEALVPSWSVGFLRRHFDVIKIYAWLFLGVVVSYSFWFVILPGDVHASFFQVQEKELGKITTMKSTLSGNASGVKSVAEKCGREFSCWFNVIFVNNATVLFWAVLFSFAMGAGAIFLISWNASIIGVVIGRDIMALSSAYSNLGEYSLAAAFLHGLFNAIGFIPHGLPEITGYFLGAIAGGIISAAISKKKFRTHEFEIVAKDAAVLVMAGILLLLLGAAIEASIIAAV, translated from the coding sequence TTGGTTTTGGAATCACTGATAGACACGGCCGCGGCAAAACGGCACCCTTTGGCCATTTTCCTGCTCGCCCTGGCCCTTTCCTCCGCGGCTTTCTGGATGGCATTTTTCACTTTCCCGGACTCGGCGAGCATACTGGCAATAGCATTCATCACCATAGCATTCGTGCCCATAATCCACTCCATCCTGGCTGAAACCGAGGAAGAGGAAGCGTTGGTGCCAAGCTGGTCGGTCGGCTTCCTGAGAAGGCATTTCGACGTCATCAAGATTTACGCCTGGCTTTTCCTCGGCGTTGTCGTAAGCTATTCGTTCTGGTTCGTGATCCTTCCAGGCGACGTGCACGCATCATTCTTCCAGGTCCAGGAAAAGGAGCTTGGGAAAATCACCACCATGAAGTCCACGCTTTCCGGAAACGCAAGCGGCGTGAAAAGCGTTGCCGAAAAGTGCGGCAGGGAATTCAGCTGCTGGTTCAACGTCATTTTCGTGAACAATGCGACAGTCCTGTTCTGGGCCGTGCTGTTCTCATTTGCAATGGGCGCCGGCGCGATTTTCCTGATAAGCTGGAACGCATCAATAATCGGAGTTGTCATCGGCCGTGACATAATGGCGTTGTCATCGGCTTATTCGAATCTGGGCGAATACAGCCTTGCCGCGGCATTCCTGCACGGCCTGTTCAATGCAATTGGCTTCATTCCGCACGGCTTGCCCGAGATAACGGGCTATTTTTTGGGCGCAATCGCCGGCGGCATAATCAGCGCCGCGATTTCCAAGAAAAAGTTCCGGACCCACGAATTTGAAATAGTCGCAAAGGACGCCGCAGTGCTGGTGATGGCCGGAATACTGCTGCTGCTTCTCGGCGCCGCAATAGAGGCAAGCATAATAGCGGCTGTTTAG
- a CDS encoding DUF373 family protein produces MAEEKILVICVDRDDDLGRKTGIQGPVIGRDANIKAATRLILKDPEENDSNTMFAAVKKFDEVRKSAAACEVVTLTGYGKAGFKSDRIVAQQLDAVLEKFPANGIVLVTDGAEDDQVIPILQGRARIISKETVIIKQAQAVESTFYTIKEALKDPFIARIAFGIPGLLLLLFGLLGNLSFQVIAFIGGTYLLVKGFGIEEWAIRGFHSVTSSISAQRISYPLYLSVIFILGFGGMTAFNKFNELSGIELVARAVITAQSTYLFIAISALLIVAAKSVDLIHLKKAQHLRKMLLYATSTLLAWFILDSATLVVLGRADLNWFLFSVGFSMFLLLLAFKLSEIMEVNSKVTRLLVGLSVYANDGRWLGKVENVDREKQEILFKDNASKKSVSLKKKEFEITKGRILIT; encoded by the coding sequence ATGGCTGAAGAAAAAATCCTCGTCATCTGCGTTGACCGCGACGACGACCTTGGAAGGAAAACCGGGATACAGGGGCCGGTCATTGGCAGGGACGCAAACATCAAGGCCGCGACAAGGCTCATTCTCAAGGACCCCGAAGAAAACGATTCCAACACAATGTTTGCGGCCGTGAAAAAATTCGACGAGGTAAGGAAATCAGCCGCTGCATGCGAGGTGGTGACGCTCACGGGCTACGGCAAGGCCGGCTTCAAGTCCGACAGGATTGTGGCGCAGCAGCTTGACGCCGTGCTCGAAAAATTCCCGGCCAACGGAATAGTGCTTGTAACCGACGGCGCCGAAGACGACCAGGTCATTCCCATACTGCAGGGCAGGGCAAGAATCATTTCAAAGGAAACAGTCATCATAAAGCAGGCGCAGGCAGTCGAATCAACGTTTTACACGATAAAAGAGGCGCTGAAAGACCCTTTCATTGCAAGGATTGCATTCGGAATTCCCGGACTGCTGTTATTGCTTTTCGGCCTGCTCGGCAACCTCAGCTTCCAGGTCATAGCATTCATCGGCGGAACATATCTGCTGGTGAAAGGCTTCGGCATCGAGGAATGGGCCATAAGGGGATTCCACAGCGTCACTTCCTCGATTTCCGCGCAGAGAATCTCCTATCCGCTTTACCTTTCCGTGATTTTCATTCTCGGCTTCGGCGGAATGACCGCTTTCAACAAGTTCAACGAGCTTTCGGGCATAGAGCTTGTTGCAAGGGCAGTGATCACGGCGCAGTCAACATATCTTTTCATAGCGATTTCCGCTTTGCTCATTGTCGCGGCGAAAAGCGTCGACCTCATCCACCTCAAAAAGGCGCAGCACCTGCGCAAAATGCTTTTGTACGCGACCTCAACGCTTCTGGCGTGGTTCATACTCGACTCCGCAACACTGGTGGTGTTGGGCAGGGCCGACCTCAACTGGTTCCTGTTCAGCGTGGGCTTCAGCATGTTCCTGCTGCTGCTTGCATTCAAGCTCTCCGAGATAATGGAAGTCAACTCGAAAGTGACGAGGCTGCTCGTCGGCCTGTCTGTTTACGCGAACGACGGAAGGTGGCTGGGCAAGGTAGAAAACGTCGACCGCGAAAAGCAGGAGATACTGTTCAAGGACAACGCGTCAAAGAAAAGCGTTTCCCTGAAAAAAAAGGAATTCGAAATAACCAAGGGCAGGATCCTGATAACCTGA
- the lonB gene encoding ATP-dependent protease LonB, with the protein MFFWLTLLMPKSSPHKADFLNFRSTAEIPVSDKTINQVIGQDSSVDIIRKAAAQKRNVLLVGEPGTGKSMLALAMSEVLPVQKLSDILIYPNDTDPNNPKVRPVPAGEGQKILNKERIEAQHADDNFRLVSMLFPLGWFLIVWVVYFFKWAPDVIVAAMMILGGFLIVGFAVGNQMRSREEKRTPKLLVDNAGKKLAPFFEGTGARAGSLLGDVRHDPLQSGGLGTPPHLRVEPGLIHKASGGVLFVDELATLSYKAQQELLTAMQEKKYAITGQSEMSSGAMTRTEPVPCDFVLVAAGNYRDLEKVHPALRSRIRGYGYEVYMNIDMPDTPENRSKIVQFVCQEIKKDGKIPHFSREAVDLIIFEARRRADRKVRLTLKLRDLGGLVRAAGDIAKEKSHSLVEAQDVIEAKMSARTLEQQMVDKIIDSKREYEVYLSEGAVVGRVNGLAVSGDGSAGTVLPIEAEIAPAASKSEGRVIATGKLGEIAREAVQNVSAIIKRISGKDISQHDLHIQFLQTYEGVEGDSASVSVATAVISALEGIPVKQSLAMTGSLSVRGEVLPVGGVTSKVHAAIRAGFKEVIVPKANREDIVLPEAELAKIKIISVSTLSDVLANAFEKSRKKDSMLLSLKKILKSLPSISGVNIEKVSQKSAH; encoded by the coding sequence ATGTTTTTTTGGCTAACTCTTTTAATGCCTAAGTCTTCCCCGCACAAGGCCGATTTCCTCAATTTCCGGTCCACAGCCGAAATCCCGGTTTCCGACAAGACCATAAACCAGGTCATCGGCCAGGATTCGAGCGTTGACATCATCCGAAAGGCGGCCGCGCAGAAAAGAAACGTTCTTCTGGTGGGCGAGCCCGGAACAGGCAAGAGCATGCTTGCATTGGCAATGTCGGAAGTCCTGCCCGTGCAGAAGCTGAGCGACATACTCATTTACCCGAACGACACTGATCCCAACAATCCCAAGGTGAGGCCGGTTCCTGCGGGCGAGGGCCAGAAAATTTTGAACAAGGAAAGGATTGAAGCACAGCACGCGGACGACAATTTCAGGCTCGTTTCAATGCTGTTTCCGCTGGGCTGGTTTTTGATTGTCTGGGTCGTCTATTTTTTCAAGTGGGCGCCTGACGTGATCGTGGCTGCGATGATGATTCTGGGCGGCTTCCTGATAGTGGGCTTTGCAGTCGGCAACCAGATGAGGAGCCGCGAGGAAAAAAGGACGCCCAAGCTGTTGGTTGACAATGCAGGCAAAAAGCTTGCGCCGTTTTTTGAAGGAACGGGCGCGAGGGCCGGCTCACTGCTCGGCGACGTCCGCCACGACCCGTTACAGTCAGGCGGCCTCGGCACGCCCCCGCATCTGCGCGTCGAGCCGGGCCTCATTCACAAGGCTTCGGGCGGAGTATTGTTTGTCGACGAGCTTGCAACGCTTTCATACAAGGCACAGCAGGAACTGCTTACGGCCATGCAGGAAAAAAAGTATGCGATTACGGGGCAGAGCGAAATGTCCTCCGGCGCCATGACGAGAACCGAGCCCGTGCCGTGCGATTTCGTGCTTGTCGCGGCGGGCAACTACCGTGATTTGGAAAAAGTGCATCCCGCCCTGCGTTCAAGGATCAGGGGCTACGGCTACGAGGTTTACATGAACATTGACATGCCGGACACGCCCGAAAACAGGTCAAAGATAGTGCAGTTCGTCTGCCAGGAAATCAAAAAGGACGGCAAGATTCCGCACTTTTCAAGGGAAGCCGTTGACCTGATAATTTTCGAGGCGCGCAGGCGCGCCGACAGGAAAGTCAGGCTGACACTGAAACTGCGCGATTTGGGCGGCCTTGTCAGGGCGGCCGGCGACATTGCAAAGGAGAAAAGCCATTCGCTTGTCGAGGCGCAGGACGTCATCGAGGCAAAGATGTCCGCAAGAACGCTGGAACAGCAGATGGTTGACAAGATAATCGACAGCAAGCGCGAATACGAAGTTTACCTTTCAGAGGGCGCGGTTGTCGGCAGGGTCAACGGCCTCGCAGTTTCCGGTGACGGGAGTGCGGGCACTGTGCTGCCGATCGAGGCCGAAATCGCGCCGGCAGCTTCAAAGTCCGAGGGCCGGGTCATTGCGACCGGAAAGCTTGGGGAGATTGCGCGCGAAGCCGTGCAGAATGTTTCCGCAATAATCAAGCGCATTTCCGGCAAGGACATAAGCCAGCACGACCTGCACATACAGTTTTTGCAGACTTATGAAGGGGTCGAAGGCGATTCCGCTTCGGTGTCCGTCGCAACGGCAGTGATTTCAGCGCTTGAAGGCATTCCGGTAAAGCAGAGCCTGGCAATGACAGGCAGCCTCTCCGTCCGCGGCGAAGTGCTTCCCGTCGGGGGCGTTACTTCAAAAGTGCACGCCGCAATCCGCGCGGGCTTCAAGGAAGTCATCGTGCCCAAGGCCAACCGCGAGGACATAGTCCTGCCTGAAGCCGAACTCGCCAAAATAAAAATAATTTCCGTTTCGACATTGTCCGACGTGCTGGCGAACGCTTTCGAGAAATCCAGGAAAAAGGATTCAATGCTGCTGTCGCTCAAAAAAATACTGAAAAGCCTGCCGTCGATTAGCGGCGTAAATATTGAAAAGGTCTCCCAAAAATCCGCGCATTAA
- the rnz gene encoding ribonuclease Z, translating into MNAKITVLGTSCSNPTKERNLSSVCLEFAGKTLLFDCPEGTQRQMMLAGASYMSVDYVFISHFHADHVLGLPGMLATMSMQGRDWPLHVFGPHGIERQMEKVLSLGLLKQGFEIICHEAKNGGILAEKDFTIEAVGLRHEVQCFGFVFREKNKSGEFQRQWAEKLGIPEGPLWSKLQKGENAEANGKTFRPEDVMDYSKGRKGRKISVIMDTLPDEKYFQAIMDSDLLIHESSFLQKHAERAKETKHSTAKQAAEVAKKTNAKKLLLLHISPRYRGEKEMEEEAEKVFPHAIVARDLMQIEI; encoded by the coding sequence ATGAATGCCAAAATAACCGTTCTGGGCACGAGCTGTTCTAATCCCACAAAGGAAAGGAACCTTTCAAGCGTCTGCCTCGAATTTGCAGGCAAGACGCTTTTGTTCGACTGCCCGGAGGGAACGCAGAGGCAGATGATGCTGGCAGGCGCGTCATACATGTCCGTCGACTATGTTTTCATCAGCCACTTCCACGCCGACCACGTGCTCGGCCTTCCCGGAATGCTGGCAACAATGAGCATGCAGGGCAGGGACTGGCCGTTGCACGTCTTCGGGCCGCACGGCATTGAAAGGCAGATGGAAAAAGTGCTGAGCCTCGGCCTGCTGAAGCAGGGCTTTGAAATAATCTGCCACGAAGCGAAAAACGGCGGGATTCTCGCTGAAAAGGATTTCACCATCGAAGCTGTCGGGTTAAGGCATGAAGTGCAGTGCTTCGGCTTCGTTTTCAGGGAAAAAAACAAGAGCGGCGAATTCCAGAGGCAATGGGCGGAAAAGCTCGGCATACCGGAAGGGCCGTTGTGGAGCAAACTGCAGAAAGGCGAAAACGCCGAGGCGAACGGAAAAACTTTCAGGCCCGAAGACGTGATGGACTATTCGAAGGGAAGGAAGGGAAGGAAAATCTCCGTCATCATGGACACTTTGCCGGACGAAAAATATTTCCAGGCGATAATGGATTCCGACCTTTTGATTCACGAGTCAAGCTTTTTGCAGAAGCATGCGGAAAGGGCGAAGGAAACGAAGCACTCCACTGCAAAGCAGGCCGCGGAAGTCGCAAAAAAAACCAATGCGAAAAAACTCCTGCTTTTGCACATCAGCCCGCGCTACCGCGGCGAAAAGGAAATGGAAGAGGAAGCGGAAAAGGTTTTCCCGCACGCGATTGTGGCGAGGGACCTCATGCAAATCGAAATCTGA
- a CDS encoding metal-dependent hydrolase has product MALKVQFLGHAFFKLNFSGKTVLVDPFFVCAHNSEFKRIVKCPVAEKDVKKADVILITHEHFDHFEPKMVERLSRSTNACVVAHDSILNQLSLQKPMMHSIDTAKKINCRGLHIEAVHAHHPQSFYPMGFLISDDTTTVYHAGDTQLLDTFSQIKANVALLPIGGNETMDCVDAVRATKTMKPDYVIPMHYNTFETIKQDPQEFRQKIEKSILKTKPVILAPGQTFNLK; this is encoded by the coding sequence TTGGCGCTGAAAGTACAGTTTTTGGGCCACGCTTTTTTCAAACTCAACTTTTCCGGCAAGACCGTCCTTGTGGACCCTTTTTTTGTCTGCGCGCATAACAGCGAGTTCAAGCGCATCGTAAAGTGCCCGGTCGCCGAAAAAGACGTGAAAAAGGCCGATGTCATACTCATAACGCACGAGCATTTCGACCATTTCGAGCCGAAGATGGTGGAAAGGCTCTCAAGGTCGACGAACGCGTGCGTTGTGGCGCACGATTCCATCCTGAACCAGCTTTCGCTCCAGAAGCCGATGATGCACTCGATTGACACTGCGAAAAAAATCAATTGCAGGGGCCTTCACATCGAAGCCGTGCACGCGCATCACCCCCAGTCATTCTATCCGATGGGTTTCCTGATTTCGGACGACACAACAACGGTTTACCATGCCGGCGACACCCAGCTTTTGGACACCTTCTCGCAGATAAAGGCGAACGTCGCATTGCTGCCCATCGGCGGCAACGAGACAATGGACTGCGTCGATGCTGTGCGCGCGACCAAGACAATGAAGCCGGATTATGTGATTCCGATGCACTACAACACTTTCGAGACCATAAAGCAGGACCCGCAGGAGTTCAGGCAGAAAATAGAGAAAAGCATCCTGAAAACAAAGCCGGTCATTCTCGCGCCGGGGCAAACCTTCAATTTGAAATAG
- a CDS encoding PIN domain-containing protein, which yields MPENLFFFDTYAFFEILAGNPAYKRFESADAITTIFNLAELNFALKREGKGFADKITKKYEVLLVDVTAEDVCEAMDLRMKNRKLSIPDAIGYTVAKRHGAKFLTGDMQFEKMPDTEFVK from the coding sequence ATGCCTGAAAACCTTTTCTTTTTCGACACCTACGCGTTCTTTGAAATTCTCGCGGGCAATCCGGCTTACAAAAGGTTTGAGTCGGCCGACGCCATAACCACTATTTTCAACCTCGCCGAACTGAACTTTGCCCTGAAAAGGGAGGGCAAGGGCTTTGCAGACAAGATAACCAAAAAATACGAAGTCCTGCTTGTGGACGTCACAGCCGAAGACGTCTGCGAAGCAATGGACTTGCGCATGAAAAACAGAAAACTGTCCATTCCCGACGCAATCGGCTACACCGTGGCAAAACGGCATGGCGCAAAATTCCTGACCGGGGACATGCAGTTTGAAAAAATGCCCGACACGGAATTCGTGAAATGA
- a CDS encoding phenylalanine--tRNA ligase subunit alpha encodes MESIEGTARALSEIERKALKQLAGGKEKTEETVCSEGGINIDSVRRAFAWLQQKGLIGVREEKARSAELTPAGKDCLEKGLPEKRLLNSVRKSGGKLAMKDALAKSGLGKAEFGFALGWNKAKAFIMVLPSEQGPVLELTEVAKEFAQKKSAEEQALEAIETGSMPEQEILAELVKRGICQEKETTTRTAKISDAGRKALEIIEGKSAAERTYNIFDPVPRMLAGKRQPYIQFLSQIRRKLVELGFREMPTRLVELEFYNFDVLFQPQNHPARTWTDTYQLKRPVQGKLPDKKLVALVKQAHESGGKTKSAGWKYGWSEQIAQRLMPCAHGTAASARQVAGGVEVPGKYFALARCYRPDVVDATHLNEFNQMEGFIVDESFNFRHLLGMLKQFATEIAGAEEVKFYPDYYPFTEPSVQLSAKHPTLGWIEFGGAGIFRPEFTEQLGVKGKCLAWGLGIDRLAMFKLGIKDIRQLFSTDLEWLRNEKMVRV; translated from the coding sequence ATGGAAAGCATCGAAGGCACTGCAAGGGCTTTGAGCGAAATCGAAAGGAAGGCGCTCAAACAGCTTGCCGGCGGAAAGGAAAAAACCGAGGAAACCGTTTGCTCGGAAGGCGGCATCAACATCGACTCAGTGCGGAGGGCGTTTGCCTGGCTGCAGCAGAAAGGCCTGATTGGGGTCAGGGAAGAAAAGGCACGCTCGGCCGAACTCACTCCCGCGGGAAAGGACTGCCTTGAAAAAGGCCTGCCCGAAAAAAGGCTTTTGAACTCGGTCCGGAAAAGCGGCGGAAAGCTTGCAATGAAGGACGCGCTTGCAAAAAGCGGCCTTGGAAAAGCCGAATTCGGATTCGCGCTCGGATGGAACAAGGCGAAAGCGTTCATCATGGTCTTGCCCTCGGAGCAGGGCCCGGTGCTCGAACTCACGGAAGTCGCAAAAGAATTCGCGCAAAAAAAATCCGCTGAAGAGCAGGCGCTTGAAGCAATTGAAACAGGCAGTATGCCGGAACAGGAAATTCTCGCAGAATTGGTGAAAAGGGGCATCTGCCAGGAGAAGGAAACTACGACGCGCACCGCCAAAATCAGCGATGCCGGCAGAAAGGCGCTTGAAATAATCGAAGGCAAAAGCGCCGCGGAAAGAACTTACAACATTTTCGACCCTGTGCCGAGAATGCTTGCCGGCAAAAGGCAGCCTTACATCCAGTTCCTTTCGCAGATCCGCAGGAAACTCGTCGAACTCGGCTTCCGGGAAATGCCCACCCGCTTAGTCGAACTGGAATTCTACAATTTCGACGTTTTGTTCCAGCCGCAGAACCATCCCGCGCGCACCTGGACCGACACTTACCAGCTCAAGCGGCCGGTGCAGGGAAAACTGCCGGACAAGAAACTGGTTGCATTGGTGAAACAGGCGCACGAAAGCGGCGGAAAAACGAAAAGTGCCGGGTGGAAATACGGCTGGAGCGAACAAATCGCGCAAAGGCTCATGCCATGCGCGCACGGCACTGCCGCATCTGCAAGGCAGGTTGCAGGCGGAGTGGAAGTGCCGGGAAAATACTTTGCATTGGCGCGCTGTTACAGGCCCGATGTTGTCGATGCGACGCATTTGAACGAGTTCAACCAGATGGAAGGCTTCATTGTCGACGAGAGCTTCAATTTCAGGCACCTGCTTGGAATGCTGAAACAGTTTGCAACCGAAATCGCGGGCGCGGAAGAAGTCAAATTTTATCCCGATTACTATCCTTTCACCGAACCATCGGTTCAGCTTTCCGCAAAGCACCCTACGCTTGGCTGGATTGAATTCGGCGGAGCCGGCATTTTCAGGCCGGAATTCACCGAACAGTTGGGAGTGAAAGGAAAATGCCTTGCATGGGGCCTCGGCATCGACAGGCTGGCAATGTTCAAGCTCGGAATCAAGGACATTCGCCAATTGTTTTCAACGGATTTGGAATGGCTGCGGAACGAAAAGATGGTGAGAGTTTGA